Proteins encoded within one genomic window of Strix uralensis isolate ZFMK-TIS-50842 chromosome 32, bStrUra1, whole genome shotgun sequence:
- the NUDT17 gene encoding nucleoside diphosphate-linked moiety X motif 17 isoform X4 translates to MAGLRRVLVHVRRGGAERPARVGQSVTGTFCPAHEDVAVVSCGLDRGRFLLSDVAFPGSTVALLERPSSCPAKHLGEPPAAGLPAELRGRGVAVAVAVLLQASTGHILLTRRAGALSTFPNVWVPPGGHVEPDEELLPAGLRELEEETGLRLAAGTFSWRTLGLWESIYPPALSQGLPRHHHVIVYLLLRSAEGRRRLEARLRPSASEVSACAWLEPSVLEAIAGTAEEAEEGGHVATTVGPRGYDTRTRKSSKQNPPCRSPGPTRPLNWGEGAVKKGASKKPQKNPPKKGRIATCDPCPQARGDERGLAAGRAWGGGYRLNYTFKYINNLGKGREVGPGDNATFI, encoded by the exons AtggcggggctgcggcgggtgcTGGTGCAcgtgcggcggggcggggcggagcggccggCGCGGGTCGGGCAG AGCGTCACCGGCACCTTCTGCCCGGCGCACGAGGACGTGGCCGTGGTGAGCTGCGGCCTGGACCGCGGCCGCTTCCTCCTCTCAGACGTGGCCTTCCCCGGCTCCACCGTTGCCCTCCTCGAG AgaccctcctcctgccccgccaAGCACCTGGGGGAGCCGCCGGCCGCGGGGCTCCCCGCTGAGCTGCGGGGCCGGGGCGTGGCCGTGGCGGTGGCCGTGCTGCTGCAGGCCAGCACTGGCCACATCCTGCTGACCCGCCGCGCCGGCGCCCTCAGCACCTTCCCCAACGTCTGGGTGCCGCCCG GTGGGCACGTGGAGCCAGATGAAGAG CTGCTGCCCGCGGGGctgcgggagctggaggaggagacgGGGCTGCGCCTGGCAGCCGGGACCTTCTCCTGGAGGACGCTCGGCCTCTGGGAG TCCATCTACCCGCCGGCGCTGAGCCAGGGGCTGCCGCGTCACCACCACGTCATCGTCTACCTGCTGCTGCGCTCGGCCGAGGGCCGCCGCCGGCTGGAG GCCAGGCTGCGGCCCAGCGCCAGCGAGGTGAGCGCCTGCGCCTGGCTGGAGCCGTCGGTCCTGGAGGCCATCGCCGGCACCGCAGAGGAAGCCGAGGAGGGGGGACACGTTGCCACCACCGTGGG TCCCCGCGGTTACGATACAAGAACCAGGAAATCGTCCAAGCAGAACCCCCCGtgccgctcccccggccccacgCGGCCTCTGAATTGGGGGGAAGGAGCAGTGAAAAAAGGtgcttcaaaaaaaccccaaaaaaaccccccaaaaaaaggaagaattgcTACATGTGATCCCTGCCCGCAGGCGCGGGGGGATGAGCGGGGCCTGGCGGCAGGTCGGGCGTGGGGGGGGGGTTACAGACTGAATTATAcgtttaaatacataaataatttgGGCAAGGGGCGAGAGGTCGGCCCCGGGGACAACGCAACCTTCATTTAG
- the NUDT17 gene encoding nucleoside diphosphate-linked moiety X motif 17 isoform X1, with translation MAGLRRVLVHVRRGGAERPARVGQSVTGTFCPAHEDVAVVSCGLDRGRFLLSDVAFPGSTVALLERPSSCPAKHLGEPPAAGLPAELRGRGVAVAVAVLLQASTGHILLTRRAGALSTFPNVWVPPAAARGAAGAGGGDGAAPGSRDLLLEDARPLGVHLPAGAEPGAAASPPRHRLPAAALGRGPPPAGGECGAAVRWVLVHPRGSWCIPVGPGASRCTSVCPGASPCVLVHPGTSVCPGASPCVLVHPSAPLCVLVHPRAPLCVLVHPRGSWCIPVHLCVSWCILVCSGASPCVLVRPGASRCTSVCPGASPCVLVCPGAYQCTSVCPGASWCVLVHPHGSWCVLVHPSVSQCVLVHPGASPAERCHVAQARLRPSASEVSACAWLEPSVLEAIAGTAEEAEEGGHVATTVGPRGYDTRTRKSSKQNPPCRSPGPTRPLNWGEGAVKKGASKKPQKNPPKKGRIATCDPCPQARGDERGLAAGRAWGGGYRLNYTFKYINNLGKGREVGPGDNATFI, from the exons AtggcggggctgcggcgggtgcTGGTGCAcgtgcggcggggcggggcggagcggccggCGCGGGTCGGGCAG AGCGTCACCGGCACCTTCTGCCCGGCGCACGAGGACGTGGCCGTGGTGAGCTGCGGCCTGGACCGCGGCCGCTTCCTCCTCTCAGACGTGGCCTTCCCCGGCTCCACCGTTGCCCTCCTCGAG AgaccctcctcctgccccgccaAGCACCTGGGGGAGCCGCCGGCCGCGGGGCTCCCCGCTGAGCTGCGGGGCCGGGGCGTGGCCGTGGCGGTGGCCGTGCTGCTGCAGGCCAGCACTGGCCACATCCTGCTGACCCGCCGCGCCGGCGCCCTCAGCACCTTCCCCAACGTCTGGGTGCCGCCCG CTGCTGCCCGCGGGGctgcgggagctggaggaggagacgGGGCTGCGCCTGGCAGCCGGGACCTTCTCCTGGAGGACGCTCGGCCTCTGGGAG TCCATCTACCCGCCGGCGCTGAGCCAGGGGCTGCCGCGTCACCACCACGTCATCGTCTACCTGCTGCTGCGCTCGGCCGAGGGCCGCCGCCGGCTGGAGGTGAGTGTGGGGCCGCGGTGCGGTGGGTCCTGGTGCATCCCCGTGGGTCCTGGTGCATCCCCGTGGGTCCTGGTGCATCCCGGTGCACCTCTGTGTGTCCTGGTGCATCCCCGTGTGTCCTGGTGCATCCCGGTACCTCTGTGTGTCCTGGTGCATCCCCGTGTGTCCTGGTGCATCCCAGTGCACCCCTGTGTGTCCTGGTGCATCCCCGTGCACCTCTGTGTGTCCTGGTGCATCCCCGTGGGTCCTGGTGCATCCCGGTGCACCTCTGTGTGTCCTGGTGCATCCTGGTGTGTTCTGGTGCATCCCCATGTGTCCTGGTGCGTCCTGGTGCATCCCGGTGCACCTCTGTGTGTCCTGGTGCATCCCCATGTGTCCTGGTGTGTCCTGGTGCATACCAGTGCACCTCTGTGTGTCCCGGTGCATCCTGGTGTGTTCTGGTGCATCCCCATGGGTCCTGGTGTGTTCTGGTGCATCCCAGTGTGTCCCAGTGTGTCCTGGTGCATCCTGGTGCATCCCCGGCTGAGCGCTGCCACGTGGCACAGGCCAGGCTGCGGCCCAGCGCCAGCGAGGTGAGCGCCTGCGCCTGGCTGGAGCCGTCGGTCCTGGAGGCCATCGCCGGCACCGCAGAGGAAGCCGAGGAGGGGGGACACGTTGCCACCACCGTGGG TCCCCGCGGTTACGATACAAGAACCAGGAAATCGTCCAAGCAGAACCCCCCGtgccgctcccccggccccacgCGGCCTCTGAATTGGGGGGAAGGAGCAGTGAAAAAAGGtgcttcaaaaaaaccccaaaaaaaccccccaaaaaaaggaagaattgcTACATGTGATCCCTGCCCGCAGGCGCGGGGGGATGAGCGGGGCCTGGCGGCAGGTCGGGCGTGGGGGGGGGGTTACAGACTGAATTATAcgtttaaatacataaataatttgGGCAAGGGGCGAGAGGTCGGCCCCGGGGACAACGCAACCTTCATTTAG
- the NUDT17 gene encoding nucleoside diphosphate-linked moiety X motif 17 isoform X5, producing the protein MAGLRRVLVHVRRGGAERPARVGQSVTGTFCPAHEDVAVVSCGLDRGRFLLSDVAFPGSTVALLERPSSCPAKHLGEPPAAGLPAELRGRGVAVAVAVLLQASTGHILLTRRAGALSTFPNVWVPPAAARGAAGAGGGDGAAPGSRDLLLEDARPLGVHLPAGAEPGAAASPPRHRLPAAALGRGPPPAGGQAAAQRQRGERLRLAGAVGPGGHRRHRRGSRGGGTRCHHRGRHRAEQRLLRHRLAPARPLSAPGRGAGQRRHQVCPSALAGDPGASWAPPQQHPIKNFRSWSPMCVLEGDGGTPLGL; encoded by the exons AtggcggggctgcggcgggtgcTGGTGCAcgtgcggcggggcggggcggagcggccggCGCGGGTCGGGCAG AGCGTCACCGGCACCTTCTGCCCGGCGCACGAGGACGTGGCCGTGGTGAGCTGCGGCCTGGACCGCGGCCGCTTCCTCCTCTCAGACGTGGCCTTCCCCGGCTCCACCGTTGCCCTCCTCGAG AgaccctcctcctgccccgccaAGCACCTGGGGGAGCCGCCGGCCGCGGGGCTCCCCGCTGAGCTGCGGGGCCGGGGCGTGGCCGTGGCGGTGGCCGTGCTGCTGCAGGCCAGCACTGGCCACATCCTGCTGACCCGCCGCGCCGGCGCCCTCAGCACCTTCCCCAACGTCTGGGTGCCGCCCG CTGCTGCCCGCGGGGctgcgggagctggaggaggagacgGGGCTGCGCCTGGCAGCCGGGACCTTCTCCTGGAGGACGCTCGGCCTCTGGGAG TCCATCTACCCGCCGGCGCTGAGCCAGGGGCTGCCGCGTCACCACCACGTCATCGTCTACCTGCTGCTGCGCTCGGCCGAGGGCCGCCGCCGGCTGGAG GCCAGGCTGCGGCCCAGCGCCAGCGAGGTGAGCGCCTGCGCCTGGCTGGAGCCGTCGGTCCTGGAGGCCATCGCCGGCACCGCAGAGGAAGCCGAGGAGGGGGGACACGTTGCCACCACCGTGGG CGTCACCGAGCTGAGCAGCGGCTCCTCCGGCACCGCCTGGCGCCCGCCCGGCCCCTTTCTGCccccgggcggggagcgggtcAGCGCCGGCACCAAGTTTGCCCTTCGGCGCTGGCTGGGGACCCGGGGGCCAGCTGGGcccccccacagcagcacccaatAAAAAATTTCCGCTCGTGGAGCCCCATGTGCGTGTtggagggggacggggggacccCGCTGGGGTTATAA
- the NUDT17 gene encoding nucleoside diphosphate-linked moiety X motif 17 isoform X7: MAGLRRVLVHVRRGGAERPARVGQSVTGTFCPAHEDVAVVSCGLDRGRFLLSDVAFPGSTVALLERPSSCPAKHLGEPPAAGLPAELRGRGVAVAVAVLLQASTGHILLTRRAGALSTFPNVWVPPAAARGAAGAGGGDGAAPGSRDLLLEDARPLGVHLPAGAEPGAAASPPRHRLPAAALGRGPPPAGGQAAAQRQRGERLRLAGAVGPGGHRRHRRGSRGGGTRCHHRGSPRLRYKNQEIVQAEPPVPLPRPHAASELGGRSSEKRCFKKTPKKPPKKRKNCYM, encoded by the exons AtggcggggctgcggcgggtgcTGGTGCAcgtgcggcggggcggggcggagcggccggCGCGGGTCGGGCAG AGCGTCACCGGCACCTTCTGCCCGGCGCACGAGGACGTGGCCGTGGTGAGCTGCGGCCTGGACCGCGGCCGCTTCCTCCTCTCAGACGTGGCCTTCCCCGGCTCCACCGTTGCCCTCCTCGAG AgaccctcctcctgccccgccaAGCACCTGGGGGAGCCGCCGGCCGCGGGGCTCCCCGCTGAGCTGCGGGGCCGGGGCGTGGCCGTGGCGGTGGCCGTGCTGCTGCAGGCCAGCACTGGCCACATCCTGCTGACCCGCCGCGCCGGCGCCCTCAGCACCTTCCCCAACGTCTGGGTGCCGCCCG CTGCTGCCCGCGGGGctgcgggagctggaggaggagacgGGGCTGCGCCTGGCAGCCGGGACCTTCTCCTGGAGGACGCTCGGCCTCTGGGAG TCCATCTACCCGCCGGCGCTGAGCCAGGGGCTGCCGCGTCACCACCACGTCATCGTCTACCTGCTGCTGCGCTCGGCCGAGGGCCGCCGCCGGCTGGAG GCCAGGCTGCGGCCCAGCGCCAGCGAGGTGAGCGCCTGCGCCTGGCTGGAGCCGTCGGTCCTGGAGGCCATCGCCGGCACCGCAGAGGAAGCCGAGGAGGGGGGACACGTTGCCACCACCGTGGG TCCCCGCGGTTACGATACAAGAACCAGGAAATCGTCCAAGCAGAACCCCCCGtgccgctcccccggccccacgCGGCCTCTGAATTGGGGGGAAGGAGCAGTGAAAAAAGGtgcttcaaaaaaaccccaaaaaaaccccccaaaaaaaggaagaattgcTACATGTGA
- the NUDT17 gene encoding nucleoside diphosphate-linked moiety X motif 17 isoform X3, with the protein MAGLRRVLVHVRRGGAERPARVGQSVTGTFCPAHEDVAVVSCGLDRGRFLLSDVAFPGSTVALLERPSSCPAKHLGEPPAAGLPAELRGRGVAVAVAVLLQASTGHILLTRRAGALSTFPNVWVPPAAARGAAGAGGGDGAAPGSRDLLLEDARPLGVHLPAGAEPGAAASPPRHRLPAAALGRGPPPAGGECGAAVRWVLVHPRGSWCIPVGPGASRCTSVCPGASPCVLVHPGTSVCPGASPCVLVHPSAPLCVLVHPRAPLCVLVHPRGSWCIPVHLCVSWCILVCSGASPCVLVRPGASRCTSVCPGASPCVLVCPGAYQCTSVCPGASWCVLVHPHGSWCVLVHPSVSQCVLVHPGASPAERCHVAQARLRPSASEVSACAWLEPSVLEAIAGTAEEAEEGGHVATTVGVTELSSGSSGTAWRPPGPFLPPGGERVSAGTKFALRRWLGTRGPAGPPHSSTQ; encoded by the exons AtggcggggctgcggcgggtgcTGGTGCAcgtgcggcggggcggggcggagcggccggCGCGGGTCGGGCAG AGCGTCACCGGCACCTTCTGCCCGGCGCACGAGGACGTGGCCGTGGTGAGCTGCGGCCTGGACCGCGGCCGCTTCCTCCTCTCAGACGTGGCCTTCCCCGGCTCCACCGTTGCCCTCCTCGAG AgaccctcctcctgccccgccaAGCACCTGGGGGAGCCGCCGGCCGCGGGGCTCCCCGCTGAGCTGCGGGGCCGGGGCGTGGCCGTGGCGGTGGCCGTGCTGCTGCAGGCCAGCACTGGCCACATCCTGCTGACCCGCCGCGCCGGCGCCCTCAGCACCTTCCCCAACGTCTGGGTGCCGCCCG CTGCTGCCCGCGGGGctgcgggagctggaggaggagacgGGGCTGCGCCTGGCAGCCGGGACCTTCTCCTGGAGGACGCTCGGCCTCTGGGAG TCCATCTACCCGCCGGCGCTGAGCCAGGGGCTGCCGCGTCACCACCACGTCATCGTCTACCTGCTGCTGCGCTCGGCCGAGGGCCGCCGCCGGCTGGAGGTGAGTGTGGGGCCGCGGTGCGGTGGGTCCTGGTGCATCCCCGTGGGTCCTGGTGCATCCCCGTGGGTCCTGGTGCATCCCGGTGCACCTCTGTGTGTCCTGGTGCATCCCCGTGTGTCCTGGTGCATCCCGGTACCTCTGTGTGTCCTGGTGCATCCCCGTGTGTCCTGGTGCATCCCAGTGCACCCCTGTGTGTCCTGGTGCATCCCCGTGCACCTCTGTGTGTCCTGGTGCATCCCCGTGGGTCCTGGTGCATCCCGGTGCACCTCTGTGTGTCCTGGTGCATCCTGGTGTGTTCTGGTGCATCCCCATGTGTCCTGGTGCGTCCTGGTGCATCCCGGTGCACCTCTGTGTGTCCTGGTGCATCCCCATGTGTCCTGGTGTGTCCTGGTGCATACCAGTGCACCTCTGTGTGTCCCGGTGCATCCTGGTGTGTTCTGGTGCATCCCCATGGGTCCTGGTGTGTTCTGGTGCATCCCAGTGTGTCCCAGTGTGTCCTGGTGCATCCTGGTGCATCCCCGGCTGAGCGCTGCCACGTGGCACAGGCCAGGCTGCGGCCCAGCGCCAGCGAGGTGAGCGCCTGCGCCTGGCTGGAGCCGTCGGTCCTGGAGGCCATCGCCGGCACCGCAGAGGAAGCCGAGGAGGGGGGACACGTTGCCACCACCGTGGG CGTCACCGAGCTGAGCAGCGGCTCCTCCGGCACCGCCTGGCGCCCGCCCGGCCCCTTTCTGCccccgggcggggagcgggtcAGCGCCGGCACCAAGTTTGCCCTTCGGCGCTGGCTGGGGACCCGGGGGCCAGCTGGGcccccccacagcagcacccaatAA
- the NUDT17 gene encoding nucleoside diphosphate-linked moiety X motif 17 isoform X6 codes for MAGLRRVLVHVRRGGAERPARVGQSVTGTFCPAHEDVAVVSCGLDRGRFLLSDVAFPGSTVALLERPSSCPAKHLGEPPAAGLPAELRGRGVAVAVAVLLQASTGHILLTRRAGALSTFPNVWVPPGGHVEPDEELLPAGLRELEEETGLRLAAGTFSWRTLGLWESIYPPALSQGLPRHHHVIVYLLLRSAEGRRRLEARLRPSASEVSACAWLEPSVLEAIAGTAEEAEEGGHVATTVGVTELSSGSSGTAWRPPGPFLPPGGERVSAGTKFALRRWLGTRGPAGPPHSSTQ; via the exons AtggcggggctgcggcgggtgcTGGTGCAcgtgcggcggggcggggcggagcggccggCGCGGGTCGGGCAG AGCGTCACCGGCACCTTCTGCCCGGCGCACGAGGACGTGGCCGTGGTGAGCTGCGGCCTGGACCGCGGCCGCTTCCTCCTCTCAGACGTGGCCTTCCCCGGCTCCACCGTTGCCCTCCTCGAG AgaccctcctcctgccccgccaAGCACCTGGGGGAGCCGCCGGCCGCGGGGCTCCCCGCTGAGCTGCGGGGCCGGGGCGTGGCCGTGGCGGTGGCCGTGCTGCTGCAGGCCAGCACTGGCCACATCCTGCTGACCCGCCGCGCCGGCGCCCTCAGCACCTTCCCCAACGTCTGGGTGCCGCCCG GTGGGCACGTGGAGCCAGATGAAGAG CTGCTGCCCGCGGGGctgcgggagctggaggaggagacgGGGCTGCGCCTGGCAGCCGGGACCTTCTCCTGGAGGACGCTCGGCCTCTGGGAG TCCATCTACCCGCCGGCGCTGAGCCAGGGGCTGCCGCGTCACCACCACGTCATCGTCTACCTGCTGCTGCGCTCGGCCGAGGGCCGCCGCCGGCTGGAG GCCAGGCTGCGGCCCAGCGCCAGCGAGGTGAGCGCCTGCGCCTGGCTGGAGCCGTCGGTCCTGGAGGCCATCGCCGGCACCGCAGAGGAAGCCGAGGAGGGGGGACACGTTGCCACCACCGTGGG CGTCACCGAGCTGAGCAGCGGCTCCTCCGGCACCGCCTGGCGCCCGCCCGGCCCCTTTCTGCccccgggcggggagcgggtcAGCGCCGGCACCAAGTTTGCCCTTCGGCGCTGGCTGGGGACCCGGGGGCCAGCTGGGcccccccacagcagcacccaatAA
- the NUDT17 gene encoding nucleoside diphosphate-linked moiety X motif 17 isoform X2, with product MAGLRRVLVHVRRGGAERPARVGQSVTGTFCPAHEDVAVVSCGLDRGRFLLSDVAFPGSTVALLERPSSCPAKHLGEPPAAGLPAELRGRGVAVAVAVLLQASTGHILLTRRAGALSTFPNVWVPPVHLPAGAEPGAAASPPRHRLPAAALGRGPPPAGGECGAAVRWVLVHPRGSWCIPVGPGASRCTSVCPGASPCVLVHPGTSVCPGASPCVLVHPSAPLCVLVHPRAPLCVLVHPRGSWCIPVHLCVSWCILVCSGASPCVLVRPGASRCTSVCPGASPCVLVCPGAYQCTSVCPGASWCVLVHPHGSWCVLVHPSVSQCVLVHPGASPAERCHVAQARLRPSASEVSACAWLEPSVLEAIAGTAEEAEEGGHVATTVGPRGYDTRTRKSSKQNPPCRSPGPTRPLNWGEGAVKKGASKKPQKNPPKKGRIATCDPCPQARGDERGLAAGRAWGGGYRLNYTFKYINNLGKGREVGPGDNATFI from the exons AtggcggggctgcggcgggtgcTGGTGCAcgtgcggcggggcggggcggagcggccggCGCGGGTCGGGCAG AGCGTCACCGGCACCTTCTGCCCGGCGCACGAGGACGTGGCCGTGGTGAGCTGCGGCCTGGACCGCGGCCGCTTCCTCCTCTCAGACGTGGCCTTCCCCGGCTCCACCGTTGCCCTCCTCGAG AgaccctcctcctgccccgccaAGCACCTGGGGGAGCCGCCGGCCGCGGGGCTCCCCGCTGAGCTGCGGGGCCGGGGCGTGGCCGTGGCGGTGGCCGTGCTGCTGCAGGCCAGCACTGGCCACATCCTGCTGACCCGCCGCGCCGGCGCCCTCAGCACCTTCCCCAACGTCTGGGTGCCGCCCG TCCATCTACCCGCCGGCGCTGAGCCAGGGGCTGCCGCGTCACCACCACGTCATCGTCTACCTGCTGCTGCGCTCGGCCGAGGGCCGCCGCCGGCTGGAGGTGAGTGTGGGGCCGCGGTGCGGTGGGTCCTGGTGCATCCCCGTGGGTCCTGGTGCATCCCCGTGGGTCCTGGTGCATCCCGGTGCACCTCTGTGTGTCCTGGTGCATCCCCGTGTGTCCTGGTGCATCCCGGTACCTCTGTGTGTCCTGGTGCATCCCCGTGTGTCCTGGTGCATCCCAGTGCACCCCTGTGTGTCCTGGTGCATCCCCGTGCACCTCTGTGTGTCCTGGTGCATCCCCGTGGGTCCTGGTGCATCCCGGTGCACCTCTGTGTGTCCTGGTGCATCCTGGTGTGTTCTGGTGCATCCCCATGTGTCCTGGTGCGTCCTGGTGCATCCCGGTGCACCTCTGTGTGTCCTGGTGCATCCCCATGTGTCCTGGTGTGTCCTGGTGCATACCAGTGCACCTCTGTGTGTCCCGGTGCATCCTGGTGTGTTCTGGTGCATCCCCATGGGTCCTGGTGTGTTCTGGTGCATCCCAGTGTGTCCCAGTGTGTCCTGGTGCATCCTGGTGCATCCCCGGCTGAGCGCTGCCACGTGGCACAGGCCAGGCTGCGGCCCAGCGCCAGCGAGGTGAGCGCCTGCGCCTGGCTGGAGCCGTCGGTCCTGGAGGCCATCGCCGGCACCGCAGAGGAAGCCGAGGAGGGGGGACACGTTGCCACCACCGTGGG TCCCCGCGGTTACGATACAAGAACCAGGAAATCGTCCAAGCAGAACCCCCCGtgccgctcccccggccccacgCGGCCTCTGAATTGGGGGGAAGGAGCAGTGAAAAAAGGtgcttcaaaaaaaccccaaaaaaaccccccaaaaaaaggaagaattgcTACATGTGATCCCTGCCCGCAGGCGCGGGGGGATGAGCGGGGCCTGGCGGCAGGTCGGGCGTGGGGGGGGGGTTACAGACTGAATTATAcgtttaaatacataaataatttgGGCAAGGGGCGAGAGGTCGGCCCCGGGGACAACGCAACCTTCATTTAG
- the NUDT17 gene encoding nucleoside diphosphate-linked moiety X motif 17 isoform X8 — translation MAGLRRVLVHVRRGGAERPARVGQSVTGTFCPAHEDVAVVSCGLDRGRFLLSDVAFPGSTVALLERPSSCPAKHLGEPPAAGLPAELRGRGVAVAVAVLLQASTGHILLTRRAGALSTFPNVWVPPVHLPAGAEPGAAASPPRHRLPAAALGRGPPPAGGQAAAQRQRGERLRLAGAVGPGGHRRHRRGSRGGGTRCHHRGRHRAEQRLLRHRLAPARPLSAPGRGAGQRRHQVCPSALAGDPGASWAPPQQHPIKNFRSWSPMCVLEGDGGTPLGL, via the exons AtggcggggctgcggcgggtgcTGGTGCAcgtgcggcggggcggggcggagcggccggCGCGGGTCGGGCAG AGCGTCACCGGCACCTTCTGCCCGGCGCACGAGGACGTGGCCGTGGTGAGCTGCGGCCTGGACCGCGGCCGCTTCCTCCTCTCAGACGTGGCCTTCCCCGGCTCCACCGTTGCCCTCCTCGAG AgaccctcctcctgccccgccaAGCACCTGGGGGAGCCGCCGGCCGCGGGGCTCCCCGCTGAGCTGCGGGGCCGGGGCGTGGCCGTGGCGGTGGCCGTGCTGCTGCAGGCCAGCACTGGCCACATCCTGCTGACCCGCCGCGCCGGCGCCCTCAGCACCTTCCCCAACGTCTGGGTGCCGCCCG TCCATCTACCCGCCGGCGCTGAGCCAGGGGCTGCCGCGTCACCACCACGTCATCGTCTACCTGCTGCTGCGCTCGGCCGAGGGCCGCCGCCGGCTGGAG GCCAGGCTGCGGCCCAGCGCCAGCGAGGTGAGCGCCTGCGCCTGGCTGGAGCCGTCGGTCCTGGAGGCCATCGCCGGCACCGCAGAGGAAGCCGAGGAGGGGGGACACGTTGCCACCACCGTGGG CGTCACCGAGCTGAGCAGCGGCTCCTCCGGCACCGCCTGGCGCCCGCCCGGCCCCTTTCTGCccccgggcggggagcgggtcAGCGCCGGCACCAAGTTTGCCCTTCGGCGCTGGCTGGGGACCCGGGGGCCAGCTGGGcccccccacagcagcacccaatAAAAAATTTCCGCTCGTGGAGCCCCATGTGCGTGTtggagggggacggggggacccCGCTGGGGTTATAA